A portion of the Spirochaetota bacterium genome contains these proteins:
- a CDS encoding phosphatidate cytidylyltransferase: protein MTKETLQRLVFIIIVLPIFLFLIWFSYFNYIVLKIFILIINLLIFNELFNLFKENRILKFISFLFLFFIYLPLFIKDYFNVIKIDFLNLSAYKFQFYIIIFSFYFLIVVVFNIFKKEIKQGLFNTLYLIFSILYSSISPLLIFLLYKNYSFNAFYIFIFFLSIVWCSNSFAYIVGMGVKNRHPLKLPVSPNKSSEGFLGALVFGTIIPFIIYKVFIFKRLKLFNNNDILVLLTIFFINFLTIIGDLFESMIKRFFGVKDSSNLFKGHGGLLDIVDSILFAFPFYYLILFYF, encoded by the coding sequence ATGACAAAAGAGACTTTACAAAGATTAGTTTTTATTATAATCGTATTGCCAATATTTTTATTTTTAATATGGTTTAGTTATTTTAATTATATAGTATTAAAAATATTTATATTAATAATAAATCTTTTGATTTTTAATGAACTTTTCAATCTTTTTAAAGAAAATAGAATATTAAAATTTATTTCTTTTTTATTTTTATTTTTTATCTATTTACCATTATTTATTAAAGATTATTTTAATGTAATTAAAATAGATTTCCTTAATTTATCAGCATATAAGTTTCAATTTTATATTATTATTTTTTCCTTTTATTTCTTAATTGTAGTGGTTTTTAATATTTTTAAAAAAGAGATAAAACAAGGTTTGTTTAATACTCTCTATTTAATTTTTTCAATTTTATATTCATCAATTTCTCCGTTATTAATTTTTTTACTTTATAAAAATTATTCTTTTAATGCTTTTTATATTTTTATTTTTTTTCTGTCTATTGTTTGGTGTTCAAATTCTTTTGCATACATTGTTGGTATGGGTGTTAAAAATAGACATCCTTTGAAACTCCCTGTATCACCAAATAAGTCATCAGAAGGTTTTTTAGGAGCATTAGTTTTTGGAACTATAATACCTTTTATTATTTATAAAGTTTTCATTTTTAAACGATTAAAATTGTTTAATAATAATGATATTTTAGTTTTATTAACTATTTTTTTTATAAACTTTTTAACAATAATTGGGGATCTATTTGAATCTATGATTAAAAGGTTTTTTGGTGTTAAAGATTCTTCAAATTTATTTAAAGGACATGGTGGATTATTAGACATAGTTGACTCTATTCTTTTTGCTTTTCCATTTTATTATTTAATTTTATTTTATTTTTAA
- a CDS encoding flagellin produces the protein MIINHNISSLFASRQIKFNSWQTRKDIEKLSSGERINNGADDPAGLAVSEKMRSQIRGLVRAEKNVEDGISLIQTAEGYLRETMDVLQRLRELAVQSANGVYDDDDRMNIQVEVAQLIDEIDRIASHAQFNGINLLTGRFARPQLSSEVAASMWLHVGANMDQRIRIYIGTMSSQGLGLRSPIGRAVTATHISVSTQDKANMALGIVDAALIRVARERANLGAYQERLEFMAKGLLNGAENMQAAESRIRDTDMAFQMSEFVKNNILTQAATAMLAQANAQPQQILQLLR, from the coding sequence ATGATTATTAATCACAACATATCATCGTTGTTTGCTTCTAGGCAGATTAAATTTAATTCTTGGCAGACTAGAAAAGACATTGAAAAGTTATCTTCTGGAGAAAGAATTAATAATGGAGCTGATGACCCTGCTGGTCTTGCTGTTTCTGAAAAAATGAGATCCCAGATTAGAGGTCTTGTTAGAGCTGAAAAGAATGTTGAAGATGGTATTTCATTGATTCAAACAGCAGAGGGCTACTTAAGAGAGACTATGGATGTTTTGCAGAGATTAAGAGAACTTGCAGTTCAATCAGCAAACGGTGTTTACGATGATGATGACAGGATGAATATTCAGGTAGAAGTAGCTCAACTTATTGATGAAATTGACAGAATAGCTTCTCATGCACAATTTAATGGTATTAATCTTCTTACTGGTAGGTTTGCAAGGCCACAGCTTTCTTCAGAAGTTGCAGCGTCAATGTGGTTGCATGTAGGTGCTAATATGGATCAGAGAATAAGAATCTATATTGGCACAATGTCTTCACAGGGACTTGGTTTAAGATCTCCAATAGGTAGAGCTGTTACTGCTACTCATATTTCTGTATCTACTCAAGATAAAGCAAATATGGCACTTGGTATAGTAGATGCTGCTTTGATTAGAGTAGCTAGAGAAAGAGCTAACCTTGGAGCATATCAAGAAAGATTAGAATTTATGGCAAAAGGTCTTTTAAATGGTGCAGAAAATATGCAAGCAGCTGAAAGTAGAATAAGAGATACTGATATGGCTTTTCAGATGTCAGAGTTCGTAAAAAACAATATTCTAACACAAGCTGCTACAGCTATGCTTGCCCAAGCAAATGCTCAACCACAACAAATTCTTCAGTTATTAAGGTAA
- a CDS encoding Na/Pi cotransporter family protein, with protein MNKILSSLIFSLGGLGIFFLGINNFSEALKKISSAKVKEFLSKVTSSPISGMLVGLIVTSIIQSSSATTVLTIGFVNAGLMNLIQAVGIVYGANIGTTVTAQIMAFKMEDIAPIFVFIGAIFYLFGKNNRLKYIGSFLVGLGLIFIGMYFMKLGIKPWRESKSFQEFFIKFSYYPLLGVLTGLIITIILQSSSVTVGMVITLVSQGLIDIKGAIPIIFGDNIGTCITAFIASLNANINAKKVAYAHIFFNVFGTIIFLNILNPYIKFITLTSSDPVRQAANSHTFFNVFNTIIFLPFTKYFVAFINYLFKGKKEEREKYTIFLDKNLLDNPEIAIESIKKEVIRAIHICKEAMEVAKDFLINGNTKRLYLMNENETVLDYMQYEISNYLVKLTTNELSKNEASIIPKIIHAVNDFERIGDHSQNLYNIFIRCVDNKIKLSERNRNDLSLMVDKIIEYINYLEITCSVDCNKLNLEKAYNFEKEINLLRDKYRNNYYEVLKSEKGDSITSTIYYDIIINLEKIGDHLTNIAEAFALKENFVNDDQI; from the coding sequence ATGAATAAAATATTGAGTTCATTAATATTTTCTTTGGGAGGACTAGGGATATTTTTCCTTGGGATCAATAATTTTTCTGAAGCATTAAAAAAAATTTCTTCTGCAAAAGTAAAAGAATTTCTTTCTAAAGTTACATCTTCACCTATTTCAGGAATGCTAGTAGGATTAATTGTAACTTCAATTATTCAGAGTTCTTCGGCTACTACAGTTTTAACTATTGGATTTGTTAATGCAGGTTTAATGAATCTTATTCAAGCTGTAGGAATAGTTTATGGTGCTAATATTGGTACTACAGTTACAGCACAAATTATGGCTTTTAAAATGGAAGATATAGCTCCTATATTTGTTTTTATAGGAGCTATTTTTTATTTATTTGGTAAGAATAATAGGCTTAAATATATTGGTTCTTTTCTTGTTGGACTTGGACTTATTTTTATAGGTATGTATTTTATGAAATTAGGAATTAAACCATGGAGGGAATCAAAATCATTCCAAGAATTTTTTATTAAATTTTCTTATTATCCACTGTTAGGAGTTTTGACTGGTTTAATTATAACTATAATATTACAATCTTCTTCAGTAACTGTAGGTATGGTTATTACATTGGTAAGCCAGGGGCTTATTGATATTAAAGGTGCTATCCCTATAATTTTTGGAGATAATATAGGAACATGCATAACTGCATTTATAGCTTCTTTAAATGCAAATATAAATGCTAAAAAAGTAGCTTATGCTCATATATTTTTTAATGTTTTTGGCACTATTATTTTTTTAAATATTCTTAATCCATATATAAAATTTATTACTTTAACTTCAAGTGATCCAGTTAGACAAGCTGCAAACTCTCATACTTTTTTTAATGTGTTTAATACAATTATATTTTTACCTTTTACTAAATATTTTGTTGCTTTTATAAATTATTTATTTAAAGGTAAAAAGGAAGAAAGAGAAAAATATACAATTTTCCTTGATAAAAATCTTTTGGATAACCCAGAAATAGCAATTGAATCAATAAAAAAAGAGGTTATAAGAGCGATCCATATTTGTAAAGAAGCTATGGAAGTTGCAAAAGATTTTCTCATAAATGGTAATACAAAAAGATTGTATCTAATGAATGAAAATGAGACAGTTCTTGATTATATGCAATATGAAATTTCAAACTATCTTGTTAAATTAACAACAAATGAGCTATCTAAAAATGAGGCATCTATTATACCTAAAATAATTCATGCCGTTAATGACTTTGAAAGAATAGGGGATCATTCCCAAAATTTATACAATATTTTTATAAGATGTGTTGATAATAAAATAAAATTATCTGAAAGAAATAGGAATGATCTATCTTTAATGGTTGATAAAATAATAGAATATATTAATTATCTTGAGATAACTTGTTCTGTAGATTGTAATAAATTAAATTTAGAAAAAGCTTATAATTTTGAGAAAGAGATTAATTTATTAAGAGATAAGTATAGAAATAATTATTATGAAGTACTAAAATCTGAGAAGGGAGATTCTATAACTTCTACCATATATTATGATATTATCATCAATCTTGAAAAAATTGGTGATCATTTAACTAATATTGCAGAAGCATTTGCCTTAAAGGAAAATTTTGTAAATGATGATCAAATATAA
- a CDS encoding DUF1858 domain-containing protein: MDWANMKIIDVLSIHPKAASILSKYNIGCIGCFAASGETLKEGLMVHGVNVEAIVKELEETYKK, translated from the coding sequence ATGGATTGGGCAAATATGAAAATTATTGATGTTTTATCTATTCATCCAAAAGCTGCATCAATTTTGTCAAAATATAATATTGGTTGTATAGGATGTTTTGCAGCAAGTGGAGAAACTTTAAAAGAAGGATTAATGGTGCACGGAGTTAATGTAGAAGCGATAGTTAAAGAGCTTGAAGAAACATATAAGAAATAA
- a CDS encoding aminotransferase class I/II-fold pyridoxal phosphate-dependent enzyme, whose protein sequence is MKREIRFFASDNCSKVYPTILEALEEENFGHSLGYGYDRTTYLAIKLIKKVMRLDCIPFFVYNGTGANILAISSLLKPYESVFTVKSAHINHHETGGLERFAGNKIIYDVSEDGKIKLEYIINNLKEIGDEHVAQIKIVSISQPTELGTVYSLNELEKLKTFCFENNLFLHIDGARIFNACDFLKVKIDEIFKYCDVLSFGGTKNGLMFGEVVVFNMVNLKQKEKTFKSKIINNLIKDFKFVRKQGMQLHSKMRFISAQYLRYLNSDLPYELAKNSNDLALYFENKINEFRFKFEEFLNNNRDNRSEFIKNINNKNSDKYFKLYKKRETNQIFVFFPLIYYKKLSKKFPFYIWDEKEEIVRFVTSWDNTKDDIDKFLNYLESIVFNKSKNS, encoded by the coding sequence ATGAAAAGAGAGATAAGATTTTTTGCATCAGATAATTGCTCTAAAGTTTATCCTACAATTTTAGAAGCTTTAGAAGAGGAAAACTTTGGGCATTCATTAGGTTATGGATATGATCGTACAACATATCTTGCTATAAAATTGATTAAAAAAGTTATGAGACTCGATTGTATACCTTTTTTTGTATATAATGGAACAGGAGCAAATATTTTAGCAATTTCAAGTTTATTAAAGCCATATGAAAGCGTATTTACTGTTAAAAGTGCTCATATTAATCATCATGAAACAGGTGGTCTAGAAAGATTTGCTGGAAATAAAATAATTTATGATGTTTCTGAAGATGGTAAGATTAAACTAGAATATATTATTAATAATCTTAAAGAAATTGGTGATGAACATGTTGCTCAGATAAAGATTGTTTCTATTTCCCAACCAACAGAACTTGGTACTGTTTATAGTTTAAATGAACTTGAAAAACTAAAGACTTTTTGTTTTGAAAATAATTTGTTTCTTCATATTGATGGGGCACGTATTTTTAATGCTTGTGACTTTCTAAAAGTTAAAATAGATGAAATATTTAAATACTGTGATGTTTTATCTTTTGGAGGAACTAAAAATGGATTAATGTTTGGAGAAGTTGTTGTTTTTAATATGGTAAATTTAAAACAAAAAGAAAAAACTTTTAAATCAAAAATAATAAATAATTTAATAAAAGATTTCAAATTTGTTAGAAAACAAGGAATGCAACTTCATTCTAAAATGAGATTTATATCAGCTCAATATTTAAGATATTTAAACTCAGATTTACCATATGAGCTTGCTAAAAATTCAAATGATTTAGCTTTATATTTTGAAAATAAGATTAACGAATTTAGATTTAAGTTTGAAGAATTTTTAAATAATAATAGAGACAATAGGAGTGAGTTTATTAAAAATATAAATAATAAAAATTCAGATAAGTATTTTAAATTATACAAAAAAAGGGAAACTAATCAAATTTTTGTATTTTTTCCTCTAATATATTACAAAAAATTATCAAAAAAGTTTCCTTTTTATATATGGGATGAAAAGGAAGAGATTGTAAGGTTTGTTACAAGTTGGGATAATACAAAAGATGATATAGATAAATTTTTAAATTATCTTGAAAGTATTGTATTTAATAAAAGTAAAAATAGTTAA
- a CDS encoding HD domain-containing protein: MYLLDKNLIQNFIPSEAIEVCKIIKEHGYKCYIVGGFIRDIILKRNIGVKLEHIDIDIATSAYPEDILNMFEKVIPTGLKHGTVTVLFKNIDFEITTFRIESNYFDNRHPEDIKYIDNIYEDLSRRDFTINSIAYDPLENVFIDPYNGYDDLIKNIVRTVGDPEKRFEEDALRIIRAIRFATTLNFEIEEKTFEAIKKYKNSLLNISKERIRDEFNKILLSAKPSFGIDMLRRTGILSMILPELEECIGIEQNVFHKYDIYWHSLYTCDAAQNDINLKLAALLHDVGKLKSLYYFKGQGIDGNVFYDHEKYSEEIARNFMIKYRYSNQQINIVTRLIRYHMFHYTKEWTDGAVRRFIKRVGLDLIAPLFSLRVADRIGNGKSESYPQILIEFYEKIKRVIEEDSALKVTDLEIDGNDIKRELKIPPSRKIGEILNYLLDIVIEDPTKNNYEFLIQKAKEYYSKDNQRIQENSLNKL, from the coding sequence ATGTATTTATTAGATAAAAATTTAATACAAAATTTTATTCCTTCTGAAGCAATTGAAGTTTGTAAAATTATAAAAGAACATGGTTATAAGTGTTACATTGTTGGTGGATTTATAAGAGATATTATTTTGAAAAGAAATATAGGTGTTAAACTTGAACATATAGATATAGATATTGCTACTTCTGCTTATCCTGAAGATATATTAAATATGTTTGAAAAAGTCATTCCAACAGGCCTTAAACATGGGACAGTTACTGTTTTATTTAAGAATATTGATTTTGAAATAACTACTTTTAGAATTGAATCTAATTATTTTGATAATAGGCATCCTGAAGACATTAAATATATTGATAATATTTATGAAGATTTATCAAGAAGAGATTTTACGATAAATTCTATAGCTTATGATCCCTTAGAAAATGTTTTTATTGATCCCTATAATGGTTATGATGATTTAATAAAAAATATAGTTAGAACAGTTGGAGACCCAGAAAAAAGATTTGAAGAAGATGCCTTAAGAATTATTAGAGCTATTAGATTTGCAACAACATTAAATTTTGAGATAGAAGAAAAGACTTTTGAAGCAATTAAAAAATATAAAAATTCTCTATTAAATATATCAAAAGAAAGAATTAGAGATGAATTTAATAAGATACTTTTATCAGCAAAGCCATCTTTTGGTATCGATATGCTTAGAAGAACAGGAATTTTATCTATGATATTGCCAGAACTCGAAGAATGTATAGGTATAGAACAAAATGTTTTTCATAAATATGATATTTATTGGCATTCACTTTATACTTGTGATGCTGCTCAAAATGATATAAACTTAAAGCTTGCTGCTTTACTTCATGATGTAGGTAAATTAAAATCACTTTATTATTTTAAAGGCCAAGGAATAGATGGGAATGTTTTCTATGATCATGAAAAGTATTCTGAAGAGATTGCAAGAAACTTTATGATAAAATATAGATATTCAAATCAACAAATAAATATTGTAACTAGATTAATAAGATATCATATGTTCCATTATACAAAAGAATGGACAGATGGGGCTGTAAGAAGATTTATTAAGAGAGTGGGACTTGATTTAATTGCTCCATTGTTTTCACTAAGAGTTGCTGATAGAATTGGAAATGGCAAAAGCGAAAGTTATCCTCAGATTTTAATTGAGTTTTATGAGAAAATAAAAAGAGTTATTGAAGAAGACAGTGCCCTAAAAGTTACAGATCTTGAAATAGATGGTAATGATATAAAAAGAGAATTAAAAATTCCCCCATCTAGAAAAATTGGAGAAATTTTAAATTATTTATTGGACATTGTTATAGAAGACCCAACTAAAAATAATTATGAATTTCTTATTCAAAAAGCCAAAGAATATTATTCTAAAGATAATCAAAGAATTCAAGAAAATTCACTAAATAAGTTGTAA
- a CDS encoding phospho-sugar mutase, whose product MLNLSENLNNNLKNKILKWYESIENIDRKELEDFVNKSSNKELEEAFLYDLEFGTGGIRGIMGIGSFRMNKYTVGKATQGIANYFIKTGVKEKKACISYDTRNNSYLFAKITSAILASNGFKVYIMKNPAPTPCLSYAVRKYETTIGVMITASHNPKEYNGYKLYDNTGCQITSPIDKEIIKEVNSIDDLKTIKFGDFESLVKDSKIEFIDEEYFYNSYIDEIIKNIDISILKKNLNNFKIVYTSLHGTGIAPIKRIVERLGINNLYYVDEQITPDGNFSTVKLPNPEDKEAFYLGIEKAKKISAEIVLASDPDADRVGVVFLQKDEKGDVYKFFPDGNEIATMIFYYLLKNRDYKNNPYAINTIVTTDLHELIAKDFNVEFYRVLTGFKYIGEIINKNKGRDFVFGGEESYGYLVGDHARDKDAIIIILLLIELFSYLKQEGIKVEDFIDNIYKKYGYYKNTVYSLNLEGLEGMEKMKNIMENLRTKKCNLLPDLNIVKYIDYKNDNTGLPKSDVLQFFGENFKITVRPSGTEPKIKIYFQTSAKTKEEAFYLNEKLKERIFEVLK is encoded by the coding sequence ATGTTGAATTTAAGTGAAAATTTAAATAATAACTTAAAAAATAAAATATTAAAATGGTATGAAAGTATTGAAAATATTGATAGAAAGGAGCTTGAAGATTTTGTAAATAAAAGTTCTAATAAAGAATTGGAAGAAGCTTTTCTTTATGATCTTGAGTTTGGGACAGGTGGTATAAGAGGTATAATGGGTATAGGTTCTTTTAGAATGAATAAATATACTGTTGGTAAAGCTACACAAGGTATTGCTAATTATTTTATAAAAACAGGGGTCAAAGAAAAAAAGGCATGTATATCTTATGACACAAGAAATAATTCTTATTTATTTGCAAAAATTACTTCAGCAATTTTGGCTTCTAATGGTTTTAAAGTTTATATTATGAAAAATCCAGCTCCAACACCCTGTCTATCTTATGCGGTTAGAAAGTATGAAACTACAATTGGTGTTATGATTACTGCTTCTCATAATCCTAAAGAATATAATGGTTATAAGTTATATGATAATACTGGATGTCAAATAACTTCACCTATAGATAAAGAAATTATAAAAGAGGTTAACAGTATAGATGATTTAAAAACTATTAAATTTGGAGATTTTGAAAGTTTAGTAAAAGATTCTAAAATAGAATTTATAGATGAAGAATATTTTTACAATAGTTATATTGATGAAATTATCAAAAATATCGATATTTCAATCTTAAAGAAAAATTTAAATAATTTTAAAATAGTTTATACATCACTTCATGGGACAGGAATAGCACCAATAAAGAGGATAGTTGAGAGACTTGGTATAAATAATTTATATTATGTTGATGAGCAAATAACTCCTGATGGTAATTTTTCTACTGTTAAATTACCAAATCCTGAGGATAAAGAAGCTTTCTATTTAGGAATAGAAAAAGCAAAAAAAATTTCTGCAGAAATTGTACTTGCTTCTGATCCTGATGCTGATAGAGTTGGGGTTGTTTTTCTACAAAAAGATGAAAAAGGGGATGTATATAAATTTTTTCCTGATGGTAATGAGATTGCCACTATGATTTTTTATTATCTTTTAAAAAATAGAGATTATAAAAATAATCCTTATGCTATAAATACTATAGTTACTACAGATTTGCATGAATTGATTGCTAAAGATTTTAATGTAGAATTTTATAGAGTTCTTACAGGGTTTAAATATATTGGAGAAATTATTAATAAAAATAAAGGTAGGGACTTTGTATTTGGAGGAGAAGAAAGTTATGGATATCTTGTTGGTGATCATGCAAGGGATAAAGATGCTATCATCATAATATTATTATTAATAGAACTTTTTTCATATTTAAAGCAAGAAGGTATTAAAGTTGAAGATTTTATTGATAATATTTATAAAAAATATGGATATTATAAAAATACAGTTTATTCTCTAAATTTGGAAGGACTTGAAGGTATGGAGAAAATGAAAAATATAATGGAGAATTTAAGAACTAAAAAATGCAATCTTCTTCCAGATTTAAATATTGTTAAATATATAGATTATAAAAATGATAATACTGGATTGCCTAAATCTGATGTTCTACAGTTTTTTGGAGAAAATTTTAAAATCACAGTTAGGCCTTCTGGAACAGAACCAAAAATAAAAATATATTTTCAGACTTCAGCTAAAACAAAAGAGGAAGCTTTTTATTTAAATGAAAAATTAAAAGAAAGAATTTTTGAGGTACTTAAATGA
- the rseP gene encoding RIP metalloprotease RseP, with product MSIVIAIIGFGVIIFIHELGHFIFAKLTGVRVEIFSIGFGPSILKYKRGETLYQLSIIPFGGFCKLAGDDIKDELKGEEYEFYSKPPHIRILIAIGGVLFNFIFAIILFTSVNMLSKYEVLLPPKIYIPEKLYEYPAYKAGLRSGAIIKEINGIKINSYNEIVQIVGTSMGKDLNILFEYEGKLENVKVTPNIDKQTGRSIIGIMNYIETKITYIADDSELKKFGVEKGDRIVAINGEKILTEVDFIEKLNSLIGRDVHFEIEKTDGKIINGNIYLLRNMDLKISFLPDPVLIKGLSFNKAFLKSFKTMKDTVYLFFKSLRLLFTGKVNVNESLGGPIKIIYFSSEIAKTGFRNFLEFYGLLSVILVIMNLLPIPAVDGSYVLFFLLEVILRKPLNKKLIIKIQTIGMIFLFILMGFVFINDILFFLKK from the coding sequence ATGAGTATAGTTATAGCTATTATAGGATTTGGTGTTATAATTTTTATTCATGAGCTTGGACACTTTATATTTGCTAAATTAACAGGGGTAAGAGTAGAAATATTTTCTATTGGTTTTGGACCTTCTATATTAAAATATAAAAGAGGAGAAACATTATATCAGCTCTCCATTATTCCATTTGGAGGTTTTTGTAAACTAGCAGGAGATGACATAAAGGATGAACTAAAGGGTGAAGAATATGAATTTTACAGTAAACCTCCTCATATTCGTATATTAATAGCAATAGGTGGAGTCCTTTTTAATTTTATATTTGCAATTATTTTATTTACTTCTGTTAATATGTTATCTAAGTATGAAGTTTTATTACCACCTAAGATTTATATTCCTGAAAAATTATATGAGTACCCTGCTTATAAAGCTGGTTTAAGAAGTGGAGCTATTATTAAAGAAATAAACGGTATAAAAATAAACTCTTATAATGAAATTGTTCAAATAGTTGGTACTTCTATGGGGAAGGATTTAAATATTTTATTTGAATATGAAGGGAAATTAGAAAATGTTAAAGTTACTCCAAATATAGATAAACAAACAGGCAGATCCATAATAGGGATAATGAATTATATAGAAACAAAAATTACTTATATTGCAGATGACTCTGAACTAAAAAAGTTTGGAGTTGAAAAAGGGGATAGAATAGTTGCTATAAATGGTGAAAAAATTTTAACTGAGGTTGACTTCATTGAAAAGCTAAATAGTCTTATAGGGAGAGATGTACATTTTGAGATAGAAAAAACTGATGGTAAGATTATAAATGGTAACATTTATTTGCTAAGAAATATGGATTTAAAAATAAGCTTCCTTCCAGATCCTGTTTTGATAAAAGGATTAAGTTTTAATAAAGCTTTTCTAAAGTCATTTAAAACAATGAAAGATACAGTTTATCTTTTTTTTAAAAGTTTAAGACTATTATTTACAGGCAAAGTTAATGTAAATGAATCACTTGGGGGGCCAATAAAAATAATATATTTTTCTTCTGAGATTGCAAAAACTGGATTTAGAAACTTTTTAGAGTTTTATGGGCTTCTTTCAGTTATTTTAGTCATTATGAATCTTTTACCAATTCCTGCTGTTGATGGTTCTTATGTTTTATTCTTCTTGCTTGAAGTAATTTTGAGAAAACCTCTTAATAAAAAATTGATAATTAAAATTCAAACTATTGGGATGATTTTTTTATTTATATTAATGGGGTTTGTTTTTATAAACGATATACTTTTTTTTCTAAAAAAATAA